CCAAACCACCCACCCCCAAACCGCCCACTGGAGTTTCTCAGCCCGAGTTCTCCGAGAGCGGCAGAGAGACGCCCCCCCAGGGCTTCACCGCGCCTCCACCAGCGCAACCTGTCCCAGCCTCGCTTCTAGTAGGGGGCTTCGCGCTCCCTTCTGGGTTTCGGAGCCACCACGTGACTTCCACGAACAAGGGGGGGCCCAGCGGAAAGCGGCGGCAGGGGTGGGATTTGGGACCCCGGGGTGCGACGAGAGGGCGGGGAGAGGAGGAAACGGAGCGGGGGTGGGAgaaggcggggcggggcggactCGGGGACGGGAAGGACGGCGCGCTGGGACCTGGGGGGGTGGGGAAACCCGGGCGCCGCGCGGCGGAGCCGGGGGAGCGGGAAGCCCGGGGGGGCGGGGCCGAGGCGGCGGCCCGCAGGTGCGGGGGCGCGGGGATGCGTGCGGCCCGAGGGAGCCGGTAGGCAGCGCCCCGCGTGCAGGGCGCGCCGGGCCGCGCGGCCGCTCGTCCGCGAGGCTGCgcggcgggccgggccgggccggagcAGCGCCCGGCATGTCGCAAGGGCTCCCGGCGGCCGGCAGCGTCCTGCACAGGAGCGTCTCGGTGCCCGGGAACCAGGCGCGGCCACAGGTAGCGAGCTAGATAGAGGCTCGGGGGGATGCCCGGGTTGGGGGGAGCGGTGTGCGCGCCACGGGGGGCGCGAGGAGGTGGGTGCTGGGGCTCCCGGATGGGGACTGCTGGGAGCAGGGGTGGAGGGCAACGTGGGAGCCGGACGCGAGCGGCTTGGGGGGCGCGCGGGGACCCGGGTGTACGCCTCTGCCGGGACGCCTCGGGCGCACGCCAGGTGCCCAGGGCGTCCGGGATGGTGACTGGGCTCCTGAGCCTGGGAGGAGCAGAGGTCAGAGGGCGCCGACGCCTGGTAGGGCTGGGCACTGTCCACGCTGCCCCGCACGTGGGGTCCGGGCCGCCCTGGGTGTCGCCATCCGTGCGCCGCCGCCGGCTGCCGCCCCATCGCCAGAGCGCGTGGTCCTTCCCCGCGGCGCAGAGCTGGGGCCAAGGTGTGGAGAGGGGAAATTCCGCTCCGAGGGGCGGCTCGTGCCCAGGCACTCTCAGCGTGTGCTCCCCTCCGGCAGCCTCCCTAATGCCCCAGGGACGCGAGGTGGGGGCCCGAGGTGGGCAGACTCCAACCTCAGGGCCGGTGGAGAGCCCTCGGCGGGCGCCGGGCCCTCTGCGCTGTCCACCGCGGTGTTTACAGCCGCGTACTCGGGGAAACACACAAGGTTGCCGGCAGGGACGGCAGACCGAGAACTCACTCAGCTGCCTTAGCACCGAGTCTTTTCAGGGTTATGCCCTGCTTCTCAGTTAGGTGCCTGCCACAGAAAGTCATCGGGTGACGCTAGTGAGTCACACAGCTGAGTCTGGGCCTCAGCGTTGCCCACACAGGCTGAGTAGCCTTGGGCAAtctgcttcacctctctgagcctcagtttctccacgtGTAAAAATCAATATAATATCAGTTTCTTGTGATTTTTATGAGGACTAATTAATATATGAATATCTCAACATTTTTTGCTCTCTTTCTGCCTTGATTAGATGTTTCTGCTGGTTGTCAGGTCTGACCATGTGGTAGGTGATCAATCCAGTTTGGAGTGTGTCCACTTTTACAGGGCGGGATGAATGCTCCTCCTGTGTGCCTAATGAATCTCCGATGATGACCAGAGAGGCATGATTTGGTGATGAGTGCTACAAGGGACTCAACAGTAAATAGCAGTCTTAACAGAGGTTATTGAAGACACACCATGTGGCACTTTGGGATAAAATCTAGTTTTATCTTATGCAGCTCCAAGCTCTGGGCTGATAGGATGATCATGGCAGGGGTTACTGACCACTTGTTCAGGGCATGCGTCTCTAGTgcccaggacagtgcctggcacatggcggGTACTCAGTTAATACttactgaaagaatgaatgaatcacacaacaaatgagaaaatcaaaAAATCAGAGAGTATAAGTCATTTACCCAAGGCCATATTGATAGTAAGAGACAGAACCAAGAACCTGTATTTCTAAAGCTGAAGTTCTGTTTGTCAGACTCCCTGTTGTGTTCTGGTTACCACCAAGACTTCTTTGCCTCTTAAAGACTACATCGTAACATCTTGTGTCTGGTCCCTTAAACACTGTCTTCAAGCCACTTCTCTGTGtcacattctttcttcttttcctttcatagCTTTGTATTCTTGCATATGCTGAAAATTCTCTACTCACTGTAACTTGGggagatatttatctttcttatttGGAATATTAGACCAGATAAAATGATATCTGAAAACATCCATTATTTCATATTATCAATAATTGCTTTCCATTAATAGTAATAACTGAGTAGCTTTCCTGTGTCTTGTATCCCACCGATTTCTTGATCTCTAAACTCTTTAAAGGTAGTATTTCTGTGGAATCTTCTCATAGGCCTCTGGGAAGCAAATACTACACCCCTCCTCTGTTTTCTATAACTGGATGAAGTATTTTTACCATTGTAGGTGCGTTTTTCTGCCTGCCTTTTCAGGATAACTCTTGAAGGACTTGATTAAGTTTGGTTAAATCTCATATATAGCTAAGAGCTTTCAAGACACATCATCAGTTTGCTTTCTGATTCAAATTGCTCTGACCTGTGAAACAAAATGCCAGTCAAGCTTTGTTCAAAGGGATGAGCTGCTTGTGGCGCTTAGGACCACTTGGTGTGTTGGGAGAgttgcatggctgcaatcagtAATCAGCATAGTTCTGATTTGCACACAGTGTCAAAAGTACcagtatgtgtgtggtgtggaaGGCCTGGCCCACGGCAAGTCCCAGATAGCAGCCGCCTTCTGCCTTTCCCGTCCTCAGATGCATACCAGCACCACACCTCTTCCAGGCACACAcccaggggcgggggtgggggggagtggaaGGTTTGAGAACGTTGGTTTGGAGTCCAGCAGACCTGAGTTCCACTTCCTGTTCGGCCCCCCACGAGCTGTGATACCTGGAGCAAGTTCCTCAACCTTTCGGAGTTTCTTATTCCTCATCTTTTAGATGGCAGCCCCGCCACACAGGTCTCgggggtggcgggggcggggtaGCAGCTAACAGCCATAGTGCATGGCTAGTGCTCTCTCGACGAGGGGCCACTCTTCCCCCGCTGATGGAGCAGCAAGCGCTGCTGTGACCGCAGCGAACACGGTGACGCTCCACGACCAGGGCTGGATGAAGAGAGCAGGCAGAGGAGGGGCAGCGAGGGGCCTCAGCATCCCACCTGACCACGCCCTTTCCCCCAGAGCCCTGAGGATGACGACAGGAAGGTCCGGAGGCGAGAGAAAAACCGGGTTGCCGCACAGAGAAGTCGGAAGAAGCAGACCCAGAAGGCTGACAAACTCCACGAGGTGAGCAGGTGTTTGGGGCAGAACCACGTGAGGGCCACGGCGGGGAGTGGTCCTCCGCCCCTGCAGTGTGGTGGCCGCGCGGCCACGCCCTGGTCATCACCACTTTGGCCATGTGCACATCTAATCCCGCTGCgtccctccagcccagcgttccgaGTCTTCCCTCTCCTGTGTCCTCATTGCTCCCTCACTGGTTGTATCTcacagttttcttttaattttaaagcaaGGAAACTTCCTTTTGATCCCGATTTCCTTTCAAGCTAGTGccccatttctcttctttccctcctttatttacctgcttcttaaaaaaaaaaaaaaattattgaatttatttGGCAGACAGGATCTAttgttatggcatgtgggatctagttccctgaccaggggtggaacttgggccccctgcattgggagcatggaccaccagggaagtccctccctgcTTCTTAAAAAGAGACCTGCTGAATCCATGTCCCCAGTTCCCATTTATTTCCCAGTCCACTGTGATATCCTTTCTGCTCCCCAAACACatttgcgcacacacacacacacacacacacactcttcctaCAGAAACTGCTCCGCTGAGTCCACTAGTGTCCTGACACTGCCCGGTCCAGGGACCTCTTTCTAGTCCCCTCATCCTTGACCTTGCTGGGACCCCTGACACCCCTAACCCTCACCTTCTTGAAACATTCTTTCAAGgtctttagctttattttttataactttaaaagagtgtttgtttttgtttattccttTGGCTGTACCAGATCTCAGTCGCAGCACTGTTTttttcagtcttcattgcagcatgcaggatcttatagttgcagcatgtggaatctagttccccaagATTTAATCTGTTGATCTGTCAGCTCCCAGCATCGCTTACCCTCAGGTAGGCATTGATCACTGCAGCAAGACCTCTGTCCTGGCCCTAGCCCCACATCTCCAGTGTCTGCTTCGAGGCCTCCAAATGGGTCCCTGCAGGCTCCTTGGTGGCAGCCTGGCCATAATAGTAGGATTGTTTATCCTGAGACTTCCTCTTCTCAACTGTCTTCAAATTGTAATAAGAAGCTAATGAGCCGTCGACCCATCACCCCAATCAGGAACCTAAGGGTGATGCTAGACTCTTTCCTTCCCTGATATCCCTGTGTATCATCCCACATAATCTTGCAGCCAGACCGTGGGAACCACTCCATGTCAGGAAGTGATGTAGAAGGCATCCCAGGCTCTGTCCAAGGAATGGATGGCAGTTCTGTGCTCATCTTCGCACAGGTTGATGTGATCTTTAAGGGTTCTGGTTCAGCACTCTTTTGCCACTCTTTCTGGTCGTAGATTGTCTCTGCACAGCCAGTCTGAGGGTGTTGACAGCATTGGAGACTGTGGGGTGTTATGAGGGGGAAATGACTGTCTCTAAAAACCCCTTCACAGTGAGCAGAGAACAGGTTTAGAATGCACGGGCTCCAGAGAGAGGAGACCCACTGATGTAAATTCACGGAGGGCCGTATGTTATAAATGTTAGATTCTTTCTTGAAAGTAGGAAGTCTGGGCTGTAGAAAGAGACTAGGACCTTCAGACCAGGGTCAGGGAAAGCCTGTCCCAGACTGGATTGTTCTGTAAAATTCCTCAGAAGAATTGGGATGTCCTTtgcctcctttcttccctccccttGCTCGTGAAGCAAGCCTGGTTCTAGCTTCATGTTACCAAAGAACCCCCAGAGGGGATTTGCCGCTTAGTCGGTGCACAGCGCTATGTTCAGAGCACATGGGCCAGCCTGACAGCTGCACCCTTCCTCTCGAGGAGCTTCTAGTTGGAGATGGGCATGTTAATATCAAAACACACCAGAGGATGCTCGGTTTTAAGGCCTCTGTGATTATGTGTGCAGAGGTGACTAAATGACTTGGATAAGATCTTTCATGGGACCAGGTCAAGTAGATTCATTCAatagatacatatttttaaatttttatttttctctatttatttggATACACCAGATCTTGGTTGCAGCACTtggaatctttgatcttcattgcagcatgccacctcttagttgcagcatactggatctagttccctgaccggggatggaaccctggcTCCCTGTATTCAGAGCagggagccttagccactggacccccagggaaatccctcaacaaatattaattaagAACCACTGCCAGCAAGACACTACCACTAGGTCGCAAGGAGAGGAATCAGATCTCATTCCTGTCCTGGGGAGGTATAAGAGTcttaaagtgaaactgaagtgaaagttgctcagttgtgtctgactctttgccacaccatacagtccatggaattctgcaggtcagaatactggagtgggtagcctttcccttctccagggaatctgcccaacccagggatcgaacccaggtctccctcattgcaggtggattctttaccagctgagccacaagggaagcccatgaatactggagtgggtagcctatcccttctccagcagatcttcctgactcaggaatcctgcactgcaggtggattctttaccaactgagctatcagggaatagaTAAGAGTCTTAAGGAAAGACTCTTAATAAGAGTCTCAAGGAAAGACCCAATAAGAGTCTTAAGGAAAGTGTATTCATTTCctttggctgctgtaacaaattatgaTAAACTTtttgtggcttaaaacagcacagaTGTACGttatctcacagttttggaggtcaGGCATACAAAGTGGGTCTCAGTGGGGTAAAATCAAAGGGTTGACAAGggttcattccttctggaggctctgcaGGGGAgtcattttcttgccttttccaagAGGCTTCCGTACTCCTTGGCTTGGGGTCCCCTTCCACTTTCAAAGCCAGCACCGGCCAGTTGAGTCTGTCTCATCCGGCATCACTCtgccaccatttccattgttacatctccttctctgactcctcTTTCCTTAGTAATCTCATGTGACAGTGAGAGCTGTCTGTGTAATCCAGGGTAATCTCTTTATTTTAAGATTCTCAACTTAAATCACATTTGCAAAGTTCCTTTTGCCACACCAGGTAGCACAGTCACAGGTTCCAGAGATCGGACGTAAACATCTTTGATGtgtgtggggttggggggagctTATTCTGTGCACCATGGAAGGTAACATGAATACTTTACTACAGCGTCAAAAAAAGAGATGGGTCTCTCTCAATTTCTGTCATTGTGGGATTTGATAACCAAATGAACTTGACCTCTGGGAAACTTAAGGGTGGTTTGTCACATTTTCTCCTTCCTAATCCCTCTTAGAACAGTGGGTGGAGGACCATTCATAGCATTCTTGGCTTATTCTGCTATCCATAGACATAACCGTGCCAGCTGCTCTTTCCAGAAATGGGGCCGATTGCTCTGAAACCCAGGCCCTCCACAGGAGACCACGGCCTCCCCCACTTTCTCTGGGGGAACTGCCAGGATGGATGGGGATCATGCACCATGCAGCAAGGCCAGTTTTGTTGGGAAACAGTGTCGAGGAGGCCGGGACAGTGGTTCCATCCATACCACACAGATCCGTTTACTGTCACTAGCTACACACGAGTGTCATTGGTCACTGGTGGCAGTAGCCACCTTGGTGACtagttttcaaactttgaaaAACATCTGCACGTTGAGAGTGAGATGTCTGGTTCAGACGTGTGGGGATGAATAATTTGACTGTTCTCCAGTGGGTTGCGGGCAGGGGACCTTGCACACCGCTGTGGGTCACAGCTGAAAGCCCCGTGTGCTCCTTGGGGCTCCCAGGCCACGTCTAGGTTGGGAGAAGTGAGAGGTGATTGGAAACCTCCTTCTCGAACTCGGAATGAGGCCAGCTCATTGGGAGACATCAAGGGGCTTAGAAAGCCACCACCCGACAGCCACAACTGCCCTGCTTTTCCCTGAGGAGAGAAGCTCACCCGTTGTAAGAGTAAAGTAAAGAGTCCCCCTGCAACCTGTGGGATTTAAAATTCCTGGACCTGGACTCGAACCCACATcgctctgcagtggaagcatggagtcttagccagtagactgccagggaagtccccttgagTAAAGCCTTTATCCCATAATTTCCTCTATCCcatctggtgggctgccgttgcTAAATGTCTCCAAGTAACGCAAgctctttgtttgcctttcctgagCACCGTGAAGGGGAATATTTAGAGCAGGATGTGTTCAAAAATTCCCACTGTCCTCTCCTGCCCACTCAGTTCTTGAGCGTCTTTCCCCTCCAACATCCAGAAAAGTCTCCTCTGGTCCCGGCTGTTACAAGTCTCTCAGgtgccctcctccttccccagctctTCAGCCCCAAAGATGGGGGAGCTTTCCCATGAGGGCAGGACCCCCTGAGGGCAGGCTGGGAGGGGCGCCTGGGCAGGTAGAGCCAGGGAGAGGCCAGGCTCACTCTTCAGGGTTGTCTGAGTTTCCCCGCCGGCGGGTGTTGCTGGAAGCCACACTGCAGTGACGAAAAGCGGTTCCTAGTATGTATCTGTGCGCCTCGCTGTTTACTGTGGCTTTTCAAGTCATTCAGTCAAAGCACTTACCCTTCTCTTGGGGATTTTGAGCCCGTATTCATCTCTGAACACTAGGCACACGACCTGGGTCCACATTCACAGATGGGAGCCCCAGAAGACGGTCTGGGTCTCTAAGGCCAGTTGCGAGTGTCAGAAGTGGGTCACACTGGTTCAAGCTAGGCACCCAGAGATGTAAGACTGAGAATGTATTTTGAGTCAGAAAAGGAAGGCAGCAACACCATCCTTGGGAGCCCTAAATGTCACAAACTGACAACTGTCTTGGGCAATGTGATTGTGGTGTGTGTTGCCCTGGTGTTTTCAGATATTGCATGTTCTAAGAGAATGCTCCATGTCAGTCCTCACTGGGTTTAGAAAGTGATTATGACACTAATTTGTACTGCCTTGGGCTGGTGACACAATTTTTCTGCTGGGAAATGTATGAGCTTAAGGCTTGGGAAGAGACTTAATGTAACATCCTGAGTTTGAGTAGTCCTTTCCTGCTAGTAACCACCACAGGGGGGAATTTGGGCCCAGGCACTGCCAAGCAAAAGCAGAATTGCTATCATTGCTTGAGAGCTGCGGCTGATCTTGGGGTCAGGGATCAGGTCCCAAGTGTGTATGAGCTCGGAAGAGTCGCTGTACCTCCGAGTCTTGGTTGCCTTGCTTGTGAAGGGGGGGGGTCTGTGTCCTCCTGAtggcctttcccttcccctccttcccttcccgcCATAGTTGTCATCTCTGGCCCCTGGTTCCCACATACCAGTCTTTATGTCAAAGGCATCTTAGACTCCAAATCTCTCCCCACCCAGACAGCACCTCAGTCCTCAACCAGCCTCTC
The sequence above is drawn from the Dama dama isolate Ldn47 chromosome 14, ASM3311817v1, whole genome shotgun sequence genome and encodes:
- the BATF3 gene encoding basic leucine zipper transcriptional factor ATF-like 3, whose protein sequence is MSQGLPAAGSVLHRSVSVPGNQARPQSPEDDDRKVRRREKNRVAAQRSRKKQTQKADKLHEEYECLEQENTVLRREIGKLTEELKHLSEALKEHEKVCPLLLCPLNFVPLPRPDPVAGCLPR